CAAATTCACAGACGGTAAAACTGTTCGTAAAGTGATCTATGTACCTGGTAAGCTGCTGAATATTGTAGCGAACTAATCATCATCACTTTATGATACTAAGAGTCGCAGCGAACAACTGCGGCTCTTTCGTCCATTTTAAGCAAAGCCTTATTTAAGTTTCTACTTCGGAAATTTACATAAGCCTTTTCAACGAGAGCCTTCGGTAGCTATGTTTCGATTCAAACAAAAACTAACACAAGCCAGTTTTATTCTTCTTCTCTCTTCTCTACTGACAGCATGTGGATTTCAGCTACGTGGCGAGTACTCTGTACCCGAAGACATTACCGCTATCTCTGTCACGAGTTATGATAAGTACAGCAAAATCACTCGCTTGGTAAAAGAGCAACTGCGCCTCAGCCAAATTGAGCTAGTGACGCCAAACAAAGATGTTCCGAATATTCATATCATTGGTGAAACCATTACCGACCGTACTCTATCTCTGTACCAAAACACACGTGCTGCCGAGAAAGAAGTAGTGTACGAAGTCAACTATCGAGTCACCGTTCCTGATCTGGGCGCAAAAGATTTTACTGCGACTATGACTCGCAGCTACCTAGACAACCCACTTTCAGCGCTCGCTAAGTCGGCTGAGCGTAAGCTTATCGAAGATGAAATGCGCGAGTTTTCTGCGCAGCAAATGATGCGTCAAATGGCAAGACTTAAAACTGAAATTCAAGAGTTTGAGGAAAAGCAACACCTTGAAGAATCGAATAGCAATACGCAAGACAACTCACCGTCTTAACAGGTAACCGATTGTGAGAATTTTTGCTGACCGCCTTTCTGAGCACCTTACGAAGCAATGGCACCACTGCTTCTTATTGTTTGGTAATGAGCCACTATTCGTTCAAGAGAGTAGAGATGCGGTTATTCGCCACGCTAAGCAGCTTGGCTTTGAAGAGCATCACCGCTTTAGCGTCGATAACTCACTTGACTGGAATGAAGTGTATGATTGTACTCAAGCACTGAGTCTATTCTCGTCAAAGCAGATCATTGAACTCAGCATGCCGGAGACTGGTGTTAATGCCAGTATTGCCAAACAGCTCGCGGACATAGCACCTACTCTGCATGAAGATATTGTGCTTATCATCACTGGCACCAAGCTCACCCGAGCGCAAGAGTCTGCGAAATGGTTTAAGGCGCTGGGCGGCTGCCTAGTTAGCTGTAACACGCCAGATATTAAACAGTTACCACAGTGGGTCATGAGACGCTGTCGAGCAAATCAATTAATGCCTGACGGGGAAGCCGTTCAACTACTGTGCCAATGGCATGAAGGCAACCTATTTGCTTTGTCACAAAGCCTTGAAAAACTCGGCCTGCTCTACCCTGATGGCCAATTGACTTTGCTGCGGGTTCAAGAGTCGCTCAGCAGACACAATCACTTCACTGTATTTCATTGGGTTGATGCTGTTTTGGAAGGCAAACCAAAGCGTGCCCATCGCGTGCTAACCCAACTTGAGGCTGAAGGTGTAGAAGCAACAATTTTACTCCGTACGATTCAAAAAGAACTGGTACAGCTTGGTAAGATGCAAGCCATGTTAGCTCAATCGTCACTTGGTCAGGTGCTTGATCAGTTTCGAGTATGGCAAAATAAAAAGCCGATCTATAGCGCCGCATTAAACCGGTTATCACCAGAAAAACTGCGCAAAAATATCCAATTGCTCAGCGCCATTGAGGTGCAGGTGAAAACCCAATACGAGCAAAGTCCTTGGCCATACTTGCAGCAACTCTCGCTTAACCTGAGCAGTGCTGACAGCGGTCTGTCTTTGCAACCATAAAATCGTGATATAATTACCGATCGATTGAGTAGCGATACTCCCCTAACTATATACATACTGAGGAATCTCTTTTGCAACGCGAAGAATTGAAACTTTTTCTAGCTGATAAAGCGGACGATATGAAAGCACAAGACATTGTCACCCTAGATGTTGAAGGCAAGTCTAGCGTTACAGACTTCATGATCGTCTGTACCGGCACTTCTAGAAGACACGTCATTTCAATTGCGGATCATGTTGCTGCAGAAGTGAAAAAGGTAGGCCTAGAACCACTAGGTATCGATGGCAGCACCGAGGGTGAATGGGTTGTACTGGATATGGGTTCAACCATGCTACACGTAATGCAAGAAGAGCACCGTGAGCTATACCAACTAGAAAAGCTTTGGAGCTAACAGTTTGAAACTTCAACTGATCGCCGTTGGCACTAAAATGCCTAAGTGGGTAGAAGAAGGCTTTCAAGAATATCGCCGCCGCTTCCCACACGACCTGCCACTTGAGCTCATCGAAATAACCGCAGGTAAGCGAGGCAAAAATGCCGACATCGCGCGCATCCTTCAAAAAGAAGGTGAAGCGATGCTTGCTGCCGTGCCAAAGGGCAATCGTATTGTCACCTTGGATATTCCCGGTAAAAAATGGGATACGCCACAGCTCGCCGAGCAGCTGGAAAGCTGGAAGCTCGACGGCCGTGATGTTTCCATTCTGATTGGTGGTCCTGAAGGATTGGCTCCAGCTTGTAAAGCAGCCGCAGACCAGAGCTGGTCTTTGTCTGCGTTAACCCTTCCTCACCCGCTGGTGCGCATTGTCATGGCGGAGAGCTTGTACCGAGCGTGGTCAATTACCGCTAATCATCCGTATCACAGAGAGTAATTGAGCTAGCGATGAAACGTAAACGCAGCCAGATACGGGATCATCAGGCCGAAGCGCGACTATTTAAAAGTCGCGCTATTGTGGCGTTTGTTGGTATCGTTGTAATGATGTTGGTGCTCGTCGCTAACCTCTACAACATCCAGATCAACCAGTATCAAGACTATAAAACCCGCTCGAACGATAACCGCATCAAAGTCGTGCCTATCGCGCCTAATCGCGGGCTCATCTACGACCGCAATGGCATTTTGCTGGCGGAGAACCGTCCTGTCTTCAACCTAGAAGTCACACCAGAAAAAGTCAAAGACATGGATGCAACCATCCAGGCGCTAAGACAATATCTGGATATCTCACCTGAGCGTGAAGAAGCCTTCAATCGCGATCGCAAGCGTACTCGCCGTTTTAAATCGATCCCGCTTCTGACCCAATTGACTGAAGACCAAGTC
The Vibrio sp. CB1-14 DNA segment above includes these coding regions:
- the lptE gene encoding LPS assembly lipoprotein LptE, which translates into the protein MFRFKQKLTQASFILLLSSLLTACGFQLRGEYSVPEDITAISVTSYDKYSKITRLVKEQLRLSQIELVTPNKDVPNIHIIGETITDRTLSLYQNTRAAEKEVVYEVNYRVTVPDLGAKDFTATMTRSYLDNPLSALAKSAERKLIEDEMREFSAQQMMRQMARLKTEIQEFEEKQHLEESNSNTQDNSPS
- the rsfS gene encoding ribosome silencing factor, which codes for MQREELKLFLADKADDMKAQDIVTLDVEGKSSVTDFMIVCTGTSRRHVISIADHVAAEVKKVGLEPLGIDGSTEGEWVVLDMGSTMLHVMQEEHRELYQLEKLWS
- the holA gene encoding DNA polymerase III subunit delta, producing the protein MRIFADRLSEHLTKQWHHCFLLFGNEPLFVQESRDAVIRHAKQLGFEEHHRFSVDNSLDWNEVYDCTQALSLFSSKQIIELSMPETGVNASIAKQLADIAPTLHEDIVLIITGTKLTRAQESAKWFKALGGCLVSCNTPDIKQLPQWVMRRCRANQLMPDGEAVQLLCQWHEGNLFALSQSLEKLGLLYPDGQLTLLRVQESLSRHNHFTVFHWVDAVLEGKPKRAHRVLTQLEAEGVEATILLRTIQKELVQLGKMQAMLAQSSLGQVLDQFRVWQNKKPIYSAALNRLSPEKLRKNIQLLSAIEVQVKTQYEQSPWPYLQQLSLNLSSADSGLSLQP
- the rlmH gene encoding 23S rRNA (pseudouridine(1915)-N(3))-methyltransferase RlmH, whose translation is MKLQLIAVGTKMPKWVEEGFQEYRRRFPHDLPLELIEITAGKRGKNADIARILQKEGEAMLAAVPKGNRIVTLDIPGKKWDTPQLAEQLESWKLDGRDVSILIGGPEGLAPACKAAADQSWSLSALTLPHPLVRIVMAESLYRAWSITANHPYHRE